The DNA sequence CATGTCTGAAGACGACTTCGGGATCGCCCAGGTTGAGGCGCAGGCAGCCGGTCGGCCAGTCATAGCGCTTGGCGCGGGTGGCGCGCTGGATACGGTTGTTGACGGCGTGACCGGTGTCCATGTTGCCGAGCAGACGGTCGAAAGCCTGATCGAGGCAGTCCGTCGATTCGACGGCATGAGCTTCGCAACTCAGCGAATTGTCGAGCATGCTCAGCAGTTTTCAGCACAGCGGTTTGCGAACGAATTGATACGGATCGTCGAGGAGACACGGGAGGCGAAAACGTGGAGCTGAGTGTCTACTTGCGGGCGCTGCGCAGACGTTGGCCGTTTGTGCTTGGCGTCCCGCTGATCGCGATCCTGATTGCGCTTGTGCAGGTGGCGCTCTGGACACCGACGTACTCGACGGTCGTTCGCGCGCGTGTCATCTATCAGAATAATCAGCCGCCGACGACGGACTTCGAGTACGGTGGCTTCTACACGTTCGGCGCGAGTGAGTACAACATCGACGATCTGGTGGAGGTCGTGCGCGGCAATGTCTTTGCCGGTGCCGTTGCCCAGCGGTTGGCGTCGGCCGGTGTCGATGTGACGGCCGGTGACATCGGACAGTCGCTCAGCAGCGACCGCACGCATCGGATTCTGTCGGTTCACGTCGCATCGAAAGATCAGGGGCGTGCCGTCGAGGTCGCCAGAGCAGTGGCTGATGAGCTTGAGCTGGACGCGACGGCCTATCTTGGGCTCGACAAGCTCGATTCGACAGCGTTGATCGACATCATTGACCGCCCGACTGATGCAGCACCAGATACGAACCGGATGATCCTGCTGCTGGCTATGCAGGTGCTTGCTGGGATCGGTGCCGGGATGCTGATCGCGTTCCTTGTCGACTATCTTGATGAGACGCTTCGCGATGCGGAAACGACCGAAGCGGTGCTGGGCGTGCCGCACCTGGCGACGATCCCGAGCGGGTCGCGCCGATGATGCGACCGGAAGAGATCGTCGTCGCCATCCTGCGGCGCTCATGGATCATTGTGCTGGCGGCAGCCGTAGCGGCGCTGGTTGTGTTTGCCGGGACGAGCGATCAGACGAAGACCTACACGGTCAACGCGCGTCTGATGGCGATTGCCGACCCGCCTGACTATTGGGTGGATCTGTATGCGAAGAACCGGCTGGCGTCCTACCGGGACATCATCAGCAGCTGGGCGTTCGTCAGCGAAGCAATGGCCAACGCCAGCAACGGTATCTCGCCGGATGTCGCGGCGTCCGGACTGTCGGTCAGCCACCAGCCAGATGCAAACATCGTCCAGATAACGGTGAACGACACCGACCCGCAGCGAGCCGCCGACATCGCGAATGCGTTAGCGGACGAGTTCGTCCGACAAAGCGTCGATTTGAATGATGAGCTACTGGCACGACCGCGGGTGGAGAATCAGACGCGTCCCGAGACCGTCACGATCGTCAAGCTCGACACGCCAACGCCGCCATCGACGCCGAATAGCTCGCGGGCGGGTGTGTCGACAATCGCAGGTGGGCTCGCCGGGGCGCTGGCGGGTGCCTGCATCGTCTTCCTGCTGATCTATCGCGATGACACCTTAAAGAATCGCACCGACCTCGAACGTTACCTTGGGCTACCGGTGCTGGCGACAGTACGAGAGAATCGGCAGCAGTGATGAAGGAGAAGTCGTTGGCGACAGGTTCGGCGTCTGAGACCACGCGGTACAACATCGAAGAGGCGTTTCGGACGTTGCGCTCGACCGTAAAGTTCGCTTCGGGCGAGCGCCGGATACAGTCGGTGCTGGTCGTCGATGTCGATACGACCAAGACCAGCGACGTCGCGCGTCATCTGGCGGAGTCGTTCGTGCAGGCCGGAGATCGCTGCGCCTACGTTGAAACGGACGGTCGCAGCGGCGCAAGCGCTGCAGGCTTCGCCGACCTAATTGCCGGGAAGCCGTTGCCCGAGAAGCTGCTGCAGGCAGGCAGTGCCGGTCTCGTCATCGTACCCGCCGGACAGGCGGCAGGTGGCGACCATCTGGCGAGCGCCGGTACGGATAGCGCTCTTAGCGCATTGTCGGATCAGTTTGATCTGATCGTGTTGTCGTGTGCGCCGCTACCGCGCTTCGCTGATGCGCTGGCGCTGGCCTCGCGCGTCGACGGCGTGATCATGGTCGTGGCTTCCGGGACAACGCGGCGACCGAAGGCGATCGATGCCCGCGACGCACTGCAACGCGTCGGTGCAAACATCCTCGGCGTCGTGCTGGTCGAGGGCAAGCGCGGGCTATTCAGCCGCTAAACATTCTGGCTCAATTCACCGCATCACATCCCGGCAGCCGTGCTAGACTGCCGCAACAGTTTCATTGTGTTCCGAGCCAGAAGTGTCTCCGTAGCGGGAGGATTGAGCGTGCTTGCAACCGTGCTCAGTTGTGCCACGATCGGCCTCGAAGGCGTGCTCGTCCAGGTTGAGGTCGCGGCGGCGTCCCCGCACGGCAATCCGGGCATCGTAGTTGTCGGCCTGCCGGACGCAGCCGTTCAGGAATCGCGCGAGCGTGTTCGCACTGCGATCAGAAGCAGCGGTGGTCGAATTCCAAGTGGGAGAATCATCGTCAACCTGGCACCAGCCGACATACGTAAGGAGGGCCCGGCTTACGATCTGCCGATCGCGGTCGGCTTGCTGATGTCCAGCCGTGCTGTCGTGGCCGATCTTCGCGACGCGATGGTCGTCGGCGAACTGTCGCTCGACGGCGCAGTCAGGCACACAACCGGCATCCTGCCGATGGTCGCGCTGGCGGCACGCGAGGGTGTCCGCCGCGCGTTCGTACCGGCCGACGATGCTGATGAGGCCGCGTTGGTCGAGGGCATCGACGTGTACCCGGTTGATTCGCTCATCGGTCTGGTGAAGCATCTGGATGGCAGCGCGCCGATTCCTCCGTATCGCGGTGTGCCGATCGACCTTGAATCGTTTGAGATCACTGCGCCGGATTTCTCCGTCGTTCGCGGGCAGGAGCACGTCAAACGCGGACTGGAAGTCGCCGCAGCGGGCGGGCACAACGTGCTGCTTTCTGGACCTCCGGGCACCGGGAAGACGTTGCTCGCGCGGTCGATGCCGTCGATCCTGCCGCGCCTGGAGCGCGATGAAGCGATTGAGGTCACGAAGCTCTTCTCAGTCGCGGGGATGCTTCCCAGCGGACAGCCAATGGTGCGGGAACGCCCATTCCGCTCGCCGCACCACACGGTGTCGTACGCCGGTCTGGTCGGTGGCGGGCGGTTCCCGCGACCTGGGGAAATCAGCCTTGCGCATCGCGGCGTGCTGTTCCTCGATGAGTTGCCCGAGTTCGGGCAGAACGTCCTGGAGGTTCTGCGCCAGCCGCTGGAAGATCGCGTCGTGACGATCTCGCGAGCGAGTGGTGCGATCACCTACCCGGCGTCGTTCATGCTGGTGGCTGCGATGAATCCGTGCCCGTGCGGCTACAACGGAGACCCTGAGCGCGAATGCACCTGCTCGGCCGGAGCCATTGCGCGGTACCAGAAACGCATTTCCGGACCGCTGCTGGATCGCATCGACATTCATCTGGATGTGCCACGCGTCGAGTACGAAAAGCTCTCCGATCAGCGAGCCGGTGAATCGTCATTGGCGATCCGTGGACGCGTTGAGGAGGCTCGCGAGCGGCAGCGTACGAGGTTTAGCGATGTTGGCATCCGCACGAACTCCGACATGGGCGCACGAGATGTCCAGCGGCATTGTGTCCTCGACGACGCCAGCGGTACATTGATGCGGACAGCAATGCGCCAATTGCAGCTGTCGGCGCGCTCGTACCACCGCATCCTCAAGCTCTCGCGTACGATCGCCGATCTGGCCGGGGACGATGCCATTCGCTCGCATCATCTTGCCGAGGCGTTGCAGTATCGACCGAAGATCATGACGCCGTAGAAGAGTGCGCCGCCCGTGATCGGCATGGGCGAACAGGCGCAATGATGCCCCTGGCAGGAGGCCGTTGTGGGCCGGACCAGGGGCGCGTGCTATCAGGCGTGCTCGGTTGCGTCGATGTCTTCGCTCGGCATTGGGCCGGCGTCGGAGAGGCCGGACTCACTGAATCGGCGTAGTACACGGACGCTGAGATCGCTGGTGCACAGAATCTGGCACGAGAGGCGCGTGTTCTCGCCCAGCTCCTTCTCGCGTGCCAGACGAACCCGCTCGCGCTCGGTCATCTCGCCAGCATCGCCTTCGAGCACTTCGACGCGGCAGGTGGTGCACTTCGCCAGACCGCCGCACCGATGGAGAATATCAACGTCGTTGTCCATGAGTTCCAGGACCAGTCGCCGACCCGACGTGGCCTCGAACGCCTTGATCCCCTCCGCCTCAATCCGTGGCATCGTTATCCCTTTCCTACCACCAACATCGTGTGACTTGGTGCGTTTACCCATCCACAGCACCGCGTTCATTATCCACAGTTTTGCTTTAGCGGTTGGTGAGGATGTTGGCAGCGATGCCGAAATGGTCTGAAGCCGTCAGGCGTTCGTCGTCGTCAGCAATGCGATCGAACGTGATCCAGGCGTCGAGAACGGTAATGTCGGCACTCACGAAGATGTAGTCGATCACCTTGGCGTCTTCGAGTCCCCAGGTTCGGCTCAGTGGGGAGGGGACGGTGACTTCAGGCTCATGACCGTGG is a window from the Thermomicrobiales bacterium genome containing:
- a CDS encoding (2Fe-2S)-binding protein; the protein is MPRIEAEGIKAFEATSGRRLVLELMDNDVDILHRCGGLAKCTTCRVEVLEGDAGEMTERERVRLAREKELGENTRLSCQILCTSDLSVRVLRRFSESGLSDAGPMPSEDIDATEHA
- a CDS encoding YifB family Mg chelatase-like AAA ATPase, with translation MLATVLSCATIGLEGVLVQVEVAAASPHGNPGIVVVGLPDAAVQESRERVRTAIRSSGGRIPSGRIIVNLAPADIRKEGPAYDLPIAVGLLMSSRAVVADLRDAMVVGELSLDGAVRHTTGILPMVALAAREGVRRAFVPADDADEAALVEGIDVYPVDSLIGLVKHLDGSAPIPPYRGVPIDLESFEITAPDFSVVRGQEHVKRGLEVAAAGGHNVLLSGPPGTGKTLLARSMPSILPRLERDEAIEVTKLFSVAGMLPSGQPMVRERPFRSPHHTVSYAGLVGGGRFPRPGEISLAHRGVLFLDELPEFGQNVLEVLRQPLEDRVVTISRASGAITYPASFMLVAAMNPCPCGYNGDPERECTCSAGAIARYQKRISGPLLDRIDIHLDVPRVEYEKLSDQRAGESSLAIRGRVEEARERQRTRFSDVGIRTNSDMGARDVQRHCVLDDASGTLMRTAMRQLQLSARSYHRILKLSRTIADLAGDDAIRSHHLAEALQYRPKIMTP